The Methylopila sp. M107 genome contains the following window.
CGAGCGCGCGGGCGAGCGCGAGCGCGCCGCTCACGATCGCCGCGCTCTGGTCGTTGTCGTCGACCGAACGGATGAAGGACCGGTCGATCTTGATCCTGTCGAACGGAAAGGCGCGCAGGTTCGACAGCGAGGAGTAACCGGTCCCGAAATCGTCCATGGCGATGCGCAGGCCGTAGCTCTTGAGACGCCGAAGCGCCGCGATCGCGCTGTCGAGGTCGCGGACGAGGGCCGTCTCGGTGATCTCGAGTTCGAGCCGCGTCGCGTCGAGACCGCTGCGCAGCAGGATGTCGAGAACGCGCTGCGGAAAGTCGCGGCAATGCAGCTGCGCGGCCGAGACATTGACCGCGATGCGCAGCTGCGTGGTCCAGCTCGCGGCCTCGCGGCACGCCTCCTCCAGAACCCAGTCGCCGATGTGGCTGATCGTGTCCGATTCCTCGGCGATGGGGATGAACGTCGCAGGGAACACCTCGCCGCGCTCAGGATGAAGCCAGCGGATCAGCGTCTCGAACCCGGCGATGCGCCGGCTCGCGATCGAAATCTGGGGCTGGTAGACGAGATGGAACTCGCCCCGCTCGACGGCGCGCCGAAGGTCCTTTTCCAGCTCCCGCTTCTCACGCGCCGCGACGCCCATCGCGGCTTCGTAGAGCTGCGCGTCGCCGCCCCCGTCGCGCTTGGCGCGGTAGAGCGCGGCGTCGGCGCCGATCAGCAGGCTTTCCCGATCGCTTGCGTCCGACGGGCAGATTGCGACCCCGATGCTGGTCGAGACGCCCATCGGGCTGGCGACGGCGAGGTCGGACCGCAGCACCGCGTCGATGATGCGCCGCGCCAGCGCCTCGACGCCCTCGACTCGTTCGGCGCGCGGCACGACGATCGCGAATTCGTCGCCCCCGAGCCGCGCAAACGTCTCGCCCTCCTCGAGCAGCGCCCCGACGATCTCTGCGAATCGCTGGAGCAACGCGTCGCCCGCCGCATGGCCGTTGGCGTCGTTGACCTGCTTGAACCTGTCGAGATCGAGGCACAGCACCGCGAGGCTTCCGCCCGTCGCGAGCGCATCCGCGATCGCGTCGTCGAGGCGCTCGTTGAAGCTCGCCCGATTGGCGAGGCCGGTCAGCGGGTCGTGATGCGCCAGGAACTGGATGTGGGCCTCGGCCCTCCGGCGGGCGCGCAGATCCCGGATCGCAACGGCCCTGTGCGGGACGCCGCCGACGTCGATCATGTGATCGATCGCCTCGACCGGAATCTCGAGACCGTCGGCGGCGTGAAGTTCGAGATCGCGGGCGCGGAAGGCGACGGAGGATTGCGCCCTCAGAGCCGGCAGCAGCTCCTCCAGCGAGCCGCCGATCAGGCTCGACGCGTCGCGGCGGAGCAGCCCGGCCAGGCTGTCGTTGACGGTGACGATGCGGTCGCCCTGGCAGATCAGGATGCCCTCGACGGCGGCGTTCGCCAGCGTGTCGACCAGACGCGAACGCTCCGCCCGCCGCCTTTCCCGCCCCTCCAGCACGATCGCGGCCAGCGCCAGGAAGATGATCGAGAGGCTGACGAACGCGACGGTCGCGGCGAGCCACGCGTGGTCCTGCGCTTCGGGACCGGGCGCCGTCGGGTCCGGCGCGATGGCGACGGCGGTCATCGAGACGAAGTGCAGCCCGCAGATCGCGAGGGTGAGCGACAGCGCGCCTGCCGCCACCCGCCACACGCGGCGCCGTGAAAGTCCGATCGCGAGCGCCGTCGCCGCGCCCAGAAGCCCGATCGCGATCGCGACCGCGACGAGGCCGGCGTTCCATTGCAGCACGCCCGGAGCCCGGTAGGCGGCCATGCCGACATAGTGCATGCACGCGACGCCGACGCCGACCACGAGGCCCCCGACAAGGGAGGCGGCGAGCCCGTCCCCGCGCGAGGCCACGAGCAGCCCTGCGCCCGTCAGGCACACCGCGACCGCAAGCGACAGCGCCGTCAGCCCGACGTCATAGTCGGTCGGCAGCTCCGGCGAGAAGGCCAGCATTGCAATGAAATGCGTGGCCCAGATTCCGGAGCCGCCAGCGAGGCCCGCGAGACACAACCAGGCTGGCCGGCTTCGGCCTCGCACGGCGCGCGCCTGGTGCACAAGTTCGAGCGCCGCGTAGGACGCGAGCACGCAGATGACCGCGGCCAATGCGACCATCCGCTCGTCGTGCCGCTCGGTGATGCAACCGATAACGCTCAACATCAACAGATCCACGCCTCGTTGAGCGCTAGATCACATCACAAAGATTACTATCTCACAAACCCGCTGGCATGCCTGGACGGCATTTAATACATCTAATTTTCGTTGAAATTTCACCGCTTAGCTTTGCGATTGGATTGCGTCCAATCGACCTGCCGGACCCGCCGCTGCAACCGCGGCGTCGGCCGCTGCAACCCCTGTGCGGTATGCGCCATGCGCGGTGGAATAGTCGTGTTCCGAAACCGCCTCGCCCGCGAAGAACAGCCGCCCGTCGACAGGCGCGCCGAGCGCGGCGCGGTCGCCCGTCCGTCCGGGCAGCGCGAACGAATAGGAGCCGCGCGCGAACGGGTCCCGCCGCCAGGGATGCATGGCGAGCGGCGTCAGCCGGCGCCGGATGTCCTCGCCGAACAGGCCGGCGAGTTCGCCGAGCGCAAAGTCCGCGAACGCGCCCTCCCCGCCCCGCTCCAGCGCTTCGGCGCAGTCGCCGCCGAAATAGGCCTCGACCAGAAGGCGGCCGAGCGGGCGGATGTGATACGCCGCGGTCGCCGTGCGGTCGTGGCGGCCGAAGGCGCGGCTGTCGGGCTCGAAGCCGTCCGCGCGGTCGAGCGCGAAATAGAGCTTGTCGGCGAGCCCAAGGGGAAGGCCGGCGGCGGCCTCGCGCTTTTCCGGCAGGTCCGGCGCGAAGCGCAGCGCGCCGTCGGCGATCAGCGCGCTCGGGACCGCGACGACGACCTGCCGCGCCTCGGTCGCGCCCTTGGCGGTTTCGATCCGGATGCGCGCGCCCGAATGGTCGACCAGCGTCGCCGGACAGCCGAACGCGACGGCGAGCCCCTCGCCATGGCCGGCGATCAGAGCGCCGTAGCCGCCCGCGACGCGGTAGTTCGCGCCGGTGTCGCCGTAATTGTCGAGGTCGCGGGCCGAGATGCGGCCGATCTCGCCGCCGCTCACATAGGTGTAGATCGCCGACATCAGCCCGTTCCAGCGCCCGCCCGGCTCGAGCGCCTGCGACGCCGGCGCGTCGCCGCCTTGCGCGACGAGCCCGGACAGCCGCGCCTGGAACGCCTCGCGCGCCGCGGCGAAGGAGGCGGCGTCCTCGGCCGTGAAGCCGAGCCCCATGCCGGGCCGCGACCAGGGCGCCAGGCTGCGGTCGACCGCGAGGCCCGCCCGACCCGCGATCTCGGTCCACGGATTGACGTCGCCGGAATGCAGCCAGCCGCAGCCGAGGTCGATCGGCCCGCCCAGCGGATCGACGCGCGTGAAGCCGCGTCCGCCGAGCCGCTCCCGCGCTTCGAGCAGCAGCACGTCGCGGCCGGCCTCGTGCAGCCGTCGCGCGGCCGCGATCCCGGCCGCCCCGCCCCCGATCACCACGACGTCGGCTTGAGATCTGGTCATGGCCGGGCCACTACTCGAAGATGATCCGCGAACGCAATGCTTTCCGCCTGGTGGTCGCGGCCGTCGGCCTCATCCCGGTCTGCGGAGGACTGCTCGGCGCCGTCGGCGGCGCCCAGGCCTTTGCGCCCGGCCTGTTCGACGTCTCGCTCGACAGCCATGTCCGCTACCTCTCCGGCCTGCTGCTCGGGATCGGCCTCGCCTTCTTTGCGACCCTGAAGACGCCGGAGGCCCACGCGGCGCGTTACCGCATGCTCACCGCGATCGTGGTCGCGGGCGGGCTCGCGCGGCTCGCGGGCGTCGTCGCTGACGGCCCGCCCGACACGCCAATGACGCTCGCGCTCGGCGTCGAACTCGTCGTCACGCCGCTGATATGCCTCTGGCAGGCGCGGCTCGCGCGCCGCGCCTAGTTCGTCTTCGCCGTCGATCGACAAAAACGGTCCGTCATCCCGGCCGGCAGGGCCGGGATCCAGACACGCTGACGTCGCAGAGATCATTGCAGCCGTCGGATTTCTGGATTCCGGGCCTTCGCCCGGAATGACGCCTGAAGCGAAACGATGCGTCTCGCCGGACCTAGTTCGACCCGCCGCGGTGGATCGAGAAGGGCGAGAACGCCTGATCGGTCGGCATCACCTGCAGGCGGTTGATGTTGACGTGGACGGGCAGCGTCGCGCACCAGAAGATCGTCTCCGCGACGTCGTCGGCCGTCATGGCGCGGGTGCCCTCGTAGACCTTGCCGGCCTTGCCCTCGTCGCCCTTGAAGCGGACCAGCGAGAACTCGGTCTCGACCTGCCCCGGTTCGACATTGGTCACCCGCACGTTCTTGCCGAGCATGTCGGCGCGCAGCGCCAGGCAGAACTGTTTTACGAAGGCCTTTGTGCCGCCATAGGTGTTACCGCCCGGATAGGGATAGTCGCCTGCGACCGAGCCGAGCCCGAACACATGGCCCTGCCCCCGCGAGATCATGCCGGGCAGCGTCGCCCGCACCGTGTTCACGAAGCCCGTGACGTTGGTGTCGATCATCGTGTGCCAGTCCTCGATCCCGACCTCGTCGGCGGGGCCTAGCCCGAGCGCGAGGCCGGCGTTCGCGGCCACGACGTTGATCCCCCTGAACGCCTCGGGCAGGCCCTCGACCAGCTTCACCGTCGCGTCGTAGTCGCGGACGTCGTGGGCGGCGATGTGCAGGCTGTCGCCGAGCTCGCTCTTCAGCGTCTCCAGCCGCTCGACGCGCCGCCCGGTGCCGACCACCTTTGCGCCCGCGCCGGCGAAACGCCGGGCGATCGCCTCGCCGAAGCCGGAGGTCGCGCCGGTCACGAGCACGGTCAGGCTTTTGGGGTCGAGCATGGCGTAGGACATATGCGTCTGTCTCCGGCGTCGTCTGTCGGGCGGGGACCTAGCGCCTCGCGCGCGCCTTGGCGAGCCCCGCAAAGGCCCGGACGAACAGGCGCGGACGCAAAAGCGCCCGCGGAGCTTGGTCCGCGGGCGCCGAAACTTGTGTCGAACGGATATCCGCCGTCAGCGGACCGTCGTCGTGGTCGTGGTCGACGGCTCTTCCTTGATGATCGTCTTGGAGCCGGAGACGTCCTCGTCGTGGACCCGCTCCTTCTCCTTCACCACGACGTCGCCGTTCTTCTTTTCCTTGATCTTGGTCTCGGTCGTGGTGGTCGGCGCGGAATCCTGCTCGATCACGGTGGTCTGCGCGAAGGCCGGGCCGACCGCGAGGCACGCCGCGAGCAGCGCGGGCGGGCCGGCGCGACGGAAATGGCGCGCGAGACGGGTGGTGTTGAAGGTGGTCATGCGTGTCTCCTGCGGACGTCTTTCGCCCTGCGAGGCGGAGCGTCGCGCCGCAAATCCCGGCGCCGACCGTTTCGCGCGCGAAACACGCGCACGTACGGCCTTCCCGATCCGCCTTTTCGTTTCGCCCTCGGGAAGGGTAACGGGGCGCTCCCGAGATCGTTCCGTGTTTTGTCGATGACAAGCGCTGCGATCGGCCTATCATCGCCGTCAGATGGTCGCGGCCGCCGAGCCCGCGGCTTCCGATCCGCCGCCGGCGCGCGTGACTGAACGGAGCGAACTGGCCGCGGCCTTCCGAACCACTGACAGGTTTGGGAGGACGTTCCATGACTTACGAACCGCATACGATCCGGAACCCCGTCGAATGGGGCGCCGACAATATCGGCGACGCGGCCCGCTCGATCGGCGCCGCGCGCGCGGCGCTGCGCCGCCCCGCGGGTGATTTCGACGACGCGCCGATCACCATTCGCCCCTTGCGCATGTCCGACCTCGCGGCCGCGCTGCGCGAAGGCTTCGACGACTTCCTGGCGCTCAGGACCGACGTGCTCGCGATCGGGCTGATCTATCCGCTGGCGGGCCTCCTGATCGCGCAGCTCGCTCTCAACGCGTCGCTCGCGCCGATGGTTTTTCCGCTCGTCGCGGGTTTTGCGCTGTTCGGCCCGTTCGCGGCGCTCGGGCTCTACGAGGCGAGCCGCCGGCGCGAGGCCGGGCTGCCGGCGAGCTGGACCAATGTGGTGGACGCCTTCGCGTCGCCCTCGGCCGGCGCGATCTGGGCGCTCGGGCTGATCCTCACGGCCATCTTCCTCACCTGGCTCGCCACCGCCTGGCTGATCTACATGGCGACCATGGGCCCGGAGCTGCCGCGTTCGATCTCGACCTTCATGAACGAGGTCGTGTCGACCCGGGAGGGCCAGCTCATGACGATCGTCGGCTGCGCGGTCGGGGCGCTGTTCGCGGTCCTGACGCTGTGCGTCAGCGCGATTTCGTTCCCGCTGCTGCTCGACCGCAAGGTGCGCCTCGGCGACGCCGTCGCGGCCTCGACGGAAGCGGTGCGCGAGAACCCGCTGGTGATGCTGACCTGGGGGATAATCGTCGCCGGCCTGCTGGCGCTCGGCTCGCTGCCCCTGCTGCTCGGCCTGATCGTCGTGGTGCCGGTGCTGGGGCATGCGACATGGCGGCTGTATCGGCGGGTGGCGGGGTAACGGGCGCTCCGTCTCGGCGAATGCGGAAGGCCCCGGCGAGCCGCTGCGCTCTACGTCCGCCCCCTCCACCGTGCTGCGCACGGTCCCCCTCCCCCATGCCTGCGGCATGGAGGAGGATCCGCGCACGACCCGCGACGCTTCTTGGATCCTCCCCTGCGCCCTTCGGCGCGGGGGAGGGGGACCATGGCGCGAGCCATGGTGGAGGGGGCGGGCTCGCGCTACGTTCTCCGCACTGTCTCGTTCCCCTCCCCCTTGCGGGGAGGGGCTAGGGGTGGGGGTGGTTCAGAATATGGCTCGGCAAGCGAAGCTGCTCTGCGCCGACGCGGGGCGCTTTATCCGGAGGGACCCCCACCCCTAACCCCTCCCCGCAAGGGGGAGGGGGACAGCAGCGTCGCGCCATGACTGGAAATAGCTGCACTAGGTATTTTGTCCTTGACATCATTCCCATCATCCCGCACGCTCCCTTCACC
Protein-coding sequences here:
- a CDS encoding bifunctional diguanylate cyclase/phosphodiesterase yields the protein MLSVIGCITERHDERMVALAAVICVLASYAALELVHQARAVRGRSRPAWLCLAGLAGGSGIWATHFIAMLAFSPELPTDYDVGLTALSLAVAVCLTGAGLLVASRGDGLAASLVGGLVVGVGVACMHYVGMAAYRAPGVLQWNAGLVAVAIAIGLLGAATALAIGLSRRRVWRVAAGALSLTLAICGLHFVSMTAVAIAPDPTAPGPEAQDHAWLAATVAFVSLSIIFLALAAIVLEGRERRRAERSRLVDTLANAAVEGILICQGDRIVTVNDSLAGLLRRDASSLIGGSLEELLPALRAQSSVAFRARDLELHAADGLEIPVEAIDHMIDVGGVPHRAVAIRDLRARRRAEAHIQFLAHHDPLTGLANRASFNERLDDAIADALATGGSLAVLCLDLDRFKQVNDANGHAAGDALLQRFAEIVGALLEEGETFARLGGDEFAIVVPRAERVEGVEALARRIIDAVLRSDLAVASPMGVSTSIGVAICPSDASDRESLLIGADAALYRAKRDGGGDAQLYEAAMGVAAREKRELEKDLRRAVERGEFHLVYQPQISIASRRIAGFETLIRWLHPERGEVFPATFIPIAEESDTISHIGDWVLEEACREAASWTTQLRIAVNVSAAQLHCRDFPQRVLDILLRSGLDATRLELEITETALVRDLDSAIAALRRLKSYGLRIAMDDFGTGYSSLSNLRAFPFDRIKIDRSFIRSVDDNDQSAAIVSGALALARALGLPVIAEGVETQAELDFLKREGCQEAQGYLIGRPERIERLEAIVRPTTPAATAAVKAARAKATASYAR
- a CDS encoding NAD(P)/FAD-dependent oxidoreductase; amino-acid sequence: MTRSQADVVVIGGGAAGIAAARRLHEAGRDVLLLEARERLGGRGFTRVDPLGGPIDLGCGWLHSGDVNPWTEIAGRAGLAVDRSLAPWSRPGMGLGFTAEDAASFAAAREAFQARLSGLVAQGGDAPASQALEPGGRWNGLMSAIYTYVSGGEIGRISARDLDNYGDTGANYRVAGGYGALIAGHGEGLAVAFGCPATLVDHSGARIRIETAKGATEARQVVVAVPSALIADGALRFAPDLPEKREAAAGLPLGLADKLYFALDRADGFEPDSRAFGRHDRTATAAYHIRPLGRLLVEAYFGGDCAEALERGGEGAFADFALGELAGLFGEDIRRRLTPLAMHPWRRDPFARGSYSFALPGRTGDRAALGAPVDGRLFFAGEAVSEHDYSTAHGAYRTGVAAADAAVAAAGPAGRLDAIQSQS
- a CDS encoding DUF4345 domain-containing protein, encoding MIRERNAFRLVVAAVGLIPVCGGLLGAVGGAQAFAPGLFDVSLDSHVRYLSGLLLGIGLAFFATLKTPEAHAARYRMLTAIVVAGGLARLAGVVADGPPDTPMTLALGVELVVTPLICLWQARLARRA
- a CDS encoding SDR family NAD(P)-dependent oxidoreductase — translated: MSYAMLDPKSLTVLVTGATSGFGEAIARRFAGAGAKVVGTGRRVERLETLKSELGDSLHIAAHDVRDYDATVKLVEGLPEAFRGINVVAANAGLALGLGPADEVGIEDWHTMIDTNVTGFVNTVRATLPGMISRGQGHVFGLGSVAGDYPYPGGNTYGGTKAFVKQFCLALRADMLGKNVRVTNVEPGQVETEFSLVRFKGDEGKAGKVYEGTRAMTADDVAETIFWCATLPVHVNINRLQVMPTDQAFSPFSIHRGGSN
- a CDS encoding DUF2189 domain-containing protein; translation: MTYEPHTIRNPVEWGADNIGDAARSIGAARAALRRPAGDFDDAPITIRPLRMSDLAAALREGFDDFLALRTDVLAIGLIYPLAGLLIAQLALNASLAPMVFPLVAGFALFGPFAALGLYEASRRREAGLPASWTNVVDAFASPSAGAIWALGLILTAIFLTWLATAWLIYMATMGPELPRSISTFMNEVVSTREGQLMTIVGCAVGALFAVLTLCVSAISFPLLLDRKVRLGDAVAASTEAVRENPLVMLTWGIIVAGLLALGSLPLLLGLIVVVPVLGHATWRLYRRVAG